Proteins encoded within one genomic window of Flavobacterium gilvum:
- a CDS encoding ABC transporter ATP-binding protein: MIEIKDLHKSYKMGHTELHVLKGINFNIKEGELVAIMGSSGSGKSTLLNILGILDEADSGLYTLDNVPIKKLNETIASKYRNQFLGFVFQSFNLINYKSALDNVALPLYYQGVKRKERNEIAMKYLEKVGLATHSHHLPNELSGGQKQRVAIARALASNPKVLLADEPTGALDTLTSYEVMDLIQGINDEGKTILIVTHEPDIAAMCKRNVVLKDGVIIDDKMVEQVRASSYV, encoded by the coding sequence ATGATTGAAATTAAAGACTTACACAAATCTTACAAAATGGGACATACCGAGTTGCATGTTCTGAAAGGAATTAATTTCAATATAAAAGAAGGGGAATTGGTTGCCATTATGGGGTCTTCAGGATCGGGAAAATCTACCTTGCTTAATATTCTTGGAATTCTTGACGAAGCAGACTCGGGGCTTTATACTCTTGACAACGTTCCAATCAAAAAGTTAAACGAAACTATCGCTTCCAAATATAGAAACCAATTTCTTGGTTTTGTTTTCCAGTCTTTCAACCTGATTAATTACAAAAGTGCGTTGGATAATGTGGCTTTGCCTTTGTATTATCAAGGTGTCAAACGAAAAGAGCGCAACGAAATAGCAATGAAATATCTTGAGAAAGTTGGATTGGCCACCCATTCGCATCATTTGCCCAATGAACTTTCGGGAGGGCAAAAACAACGAGTGGCCATCGCCAGAGCTTTGGCATCCAACCCAAAAGTATTGTTGGCAGATGAACCTACAGGAGCTTTGGATACATTGACTTCCTACGAGGTGATGGATTTGATACAAGGAATAAATGATGAAGGGAAAACTATTTTGATAGTGACTCACGAACCCGATATTGCAGCTATGTGCAAACGAAATGTAGTCCTAAAAGACGGAGTAATCATCGATGATAAAATGGTAGAACAAGTTAGAGCTTCTTCTTATGTTTAA
- a CDS encoding ABC transporter permease produces the protein MFNIERWQEIFEAMSKNKLRTFLTGVSVASGIFILVILLGVGKGLQNGIEKQFEQDAAGIIEVWAGTTTKAYKGMNPGREIQFRNSDYEIPVQKFGDKLDKNAASLNGWGITMSYGKESGNYQYRGVNPDFMAIENTSVVQGRALNTNDIIHNEKVAVIGMKIKLDLFKEKNPIGEQIVISNINFKVVGVYTDPGGEREESRVFLPLTTAQKVFGGGDKITYMAYIPKKKDTYEEALAESNKFTNDLGVLLRGKNGVAPDDESGIGIYNSTEEVKKFYDLNLYIRLFFWWVGICTIIAGVVGVSNIMMIIVKERTKEIGIRKALGASPLSIIGMILHESIFITAFSGFVGLLTGLSLLELIGPHAQSEYFVNPQVDFTVALSTLIILVVAGALAGFFPAYRAAQIKPIVALRDE, from the coding sequence ATGTTTAATATTGAACGCTGGCAGGAAATATTTGAGGCTATGTCCAAAAATAAACTGAGAACTTTCCTTACGGGAGTTTCGGTGGCTTCGGGTATTTTTATTTTGGTGATTCTTCTTGGGGTTGGAAAAGGATTGCAAAACGGAATTGAAAAACAATTCGAGCAGGATGCAGCTGGGATTATCGAAGTTTGGGCTGGGACAACTACAAAAGCCTACAAAGGAATGAATCCTGGAAGGGAAATCCAGTTTAGAAACAGCGATTATGAAATTCCGGTTCAAAAATTTGGCGATAAATTAGATAAAAATGCGGCTAGTTTGAATGGTTGGGGAATCACTATGAGCTACGGCAAAGAATCCGGAAATTATCAATATCGCGGAGTCAATCCTGATTTTATGGCGATTGAAAACACCTCTGTTGTACAAGGTAGAGCCTTAAATACCAATGACATTATTCATAATGAAAAAGTAGCAGTCATTGGGATGAAAATAAAGTTGGATTTGTTTAAGGAAAAAAATCCAATAGGAGAGCAGATAGTAATAAGTAATATTAATTTCAAAGTGGTTGGTGTATATACTGATCCTGGAGGAGAAAGAGAAGAGTCCAGAGTGTTCCTGCCTTTGACTACTGCACAAAAGGTTTTTGGAGGAGGAGATAAAATCACTTATATGGCCTACATTCCTAAAAAGAAAGACACTTATGAAGAGGCTTTGGCCGAAAGTAATAAATTCACAAATGATTTAGGAGTGTTGTTAAGAGGCAAAAATGGCGTTGCTCCCGATGATGAAAGTGGAATAGGTATTTATAATTCAACTGAAGAAGTCAAGAAGTTTTATGATTTGAACCTTTATATCCGATTGTTTTTTTGGTGGGTTGGTATCTGTACCATTATTGCCGGAGTTGTTGGTGTCAGTAATATTATGATGATTATTGTCAAAGAAAGAACCAAGGAAATTGGTATTCGAAAAGCGCTTGGCGCTTCTCCACTTTCGATAATTGGAATGATTTTGCATGAGTCAATCTTTATTACTGCTTTTTCAGGTTTTGTTGGGTTGTTGACAGGATTGAGCCTTTTGGAATTAATTGGCCCACATGCGCAAAGTGAATATTTTGTGAACCCGCAAGTCGATTTTACCGTGGCCTTATCAACCTTAATTATCTTAGTAGTTGCGGGTGCTCTGGCAGGATTTTTTCCGGCTTATCGCGCAGCACAAATCAAACCTATTGTAGCACTTAGAGACGAATAA
- a CDS encoding ABC transporter permease — protein MFDREKWNEILEALTANTFRTLLTAFGVFWGIFILVILLAASNGLENGVKKGFDGIATNTMFIWTQTTSKAYKGLPKTRRYDFKNSDVDGLKQKFPDLLYVSPRNQLGNFNGVNNVVRGTKTGAYNVNGDYPELVKQEQMDVVKGRFVNQQDILAKRKVAVIGSGVVNELYANAEEVIGTYIKINGVNFMVVGVYKKKGNNNGNAEEAQKNIFIPFTTFQQAFNYGDRVGWMALTANDDASITELKPGILAFLREQHSIHPDDERAVGNFDLFAEFQKVQDLFKVLKFIAYFVGTLVLLSGIIGISNIMLIVVKERTNEIGIRRALGATPGAIRSQILLEAIFLTIIAGMFGIAVATGLLAVLNMILESMPTDGMMFVNPNVDLVVVFIALLILVGSGLLAGLIPAQTAIKVKPIDALRTE, from the coding sequence ATGTTTGACAGAGAAAAATGGAATGAAATTTTAGAGGCTCTTACCGCCAATACCTTCCGAACGCTGCTTACGGCTTTTGGAGTGTTTTGGGGGATATTCATTTTGGTTATTTTATTGGCAGCTTCGAATGGTTTGGAGAATGGCGTGAAAAAAGGATTTGATGGTATTGCCACAAATACCATGTTTATATGGACACAAACTACATCAAAGGCTTACAAAGGCTTGCCTAAAACCCGCCGATATGATTTTAAAAATAGTGATGTTGATGGCTTAAAACAAAAATTTCCGGACTTATTATATGTTTCTCCACGCAATCAATTAGGAAATTTTAATGGAGTAAATAATGTTGTAAGAGGAACAAAAACAGGTGCTTATAATGTTAATGGAGATTATCCAGAATTGGTCAAGCAAGAGCAAATGGATGTTGTTAAAGGTCGTTTTGTGAATCAACAGGATATATTAGCAAAACGAAAAGTTGCTGTTATTGGCAGTGGAGTTGTCAATGAATTGTATGCGAATGCTGAAGAAGTTATTGGCACTTATATCAAAATAAACGGTGTCAATTTTATGGTGGTTGGGGTTTATAAAAAGAAAGGCAATAATAATGGTAACGCAGAAGAAGCCCAGAAAAATATTTTTATTCCGTTTACCACTTTTCAGCAGGCATTTAACTATGGCGATAGAGTAGGATGGATGGCGCTTACGGCCAATGATGATGCGTCGATTACTGAACTTAAACCCGGAATTTTGGCATTTTTGAGAGAACAACATTCTATACACCCCGATGATGAACGTGCGGTGGGCAATTTTGACCTGTTTGCCGAATTTCAAAAAGTGCAAGACTTGTTCAAAGTACTTAAATTCATTGCGTATTTCGTTGGGACTTTAGTGTTGCTTTCTGGAATTATCGGAATCTCAAATATTATGCTGATTGTTGTAAAAGAACGAACCAACGAAATAGGAATCCGGAGAGCACTGGGAGCAACTCCAGGAGCCATTAGATCTCAAATATTATTGGAAGCCATTTTCCTGACCATAATTGCCGGAATGTTTGGTATTGCTGTTGCCACGGGTTTATTGGCGGTGCTAAATATGATTTTGGAGTCAATGCCTACTGATGGGATGATGTTTGTGAATCCCAATGTGGATTTGGTGGTTGTTTTCATAGCACTCCTCATTTTAGTTGGCTCGGGATTGTTGGCAGGGCTAATTCCAGCACAAACCGCTATAAAAGTGAAGCCAATAGATGCATTAAGAACAGAATAA
- a CDS encoding efflux RND transporter periplasmic adaptor subunit has product MKKGVTITALILIAIVFFGALYYLYAKNQQSPIVFETDKLEVKTIVKSTLATGNIVPDEEVLIKPNISGIIEHVYIKAGESVKAGDMIAKIKVVANVSNLSNSQNQVRMAKIQLDNQEKLYQRQKTLFDKGVISANDFDAAQLAYSRAKQDYNASLQGFDIIKTGTSSGLGNYANTLIRSTVNGMVLDVPVKVGNQVIESNNFNEGTTIASVADVGKMIFVGKVDESEVGKIKLNMPIEITVGAIENKKFTAVLTDIAPKGKTENGAIQFEIKATLTNRDNTFIRAGLSANASIILDKADKVPALKESLVQFDKKTSKPYVEIETGPQKFQRKDVVLGVSDGIYVHVKSGLKALDKIKIWNQGLLKPEENKTK; this is encoded by the coding sequence ATGAAAAAAGGAGTAACCATAACAGCATTGATTTTGATCGCAATAGTTTTTTTCGGGGCTTTGTATTATTTGTATGCAAAAAACCAACAATCTCCTATTGTTTTTGAAACTGATAAGCTGGAAGTGAAAACTATTGTAAAAAGTACCCTCGCTACAGGAAATATAGTGCCCGATGAAGAGGTGTTAATCAAACCAAATATTTCGGGAATTATAGAGCACGTGTATATTAAAGCCGGAGAATCGGTGAAAGCGGGAGATATGATTGCTAAAATTAAAGTGGTTGCCAACGTTTCCAATTTGAGTAATTCTCAAAACCAAGTAAGAATGGCAAAAATACAATTGGATAATCAAGAGAAATTATATCAACGACAAAAAACATTATTTGATAAAGGAGTAATTTCTGCAAATGATTTTGATGCAGCTCAATTGGCTTATAGTCGTGCAAAACAAGATTATAACGCTTCCCTACAGGGATTTGATATTATAAAAACAGGAACATCATCAGGTTTAGGAAATTATGCCAATACCTTGATTCGCTCAACCGTAAACGGAATGGTTTTGGACGTTCCTGTAAAAGTGGGGAACCAGGTAATTGAAAGCAATAATTTTAACGAAGGAACTACTATCGCCAGTGTTGCCGATGTTGGAAAAATGATTTTCGTAGGTAAAGTTGATGAATCTGAAGTAGGAAAAATAAAATTGAATATGCCTATCGAAATTACTGTTGGAGCCATCGAAAATAAAAAATTTACGGCAGTGTTGACTGATATTGCTCCAAAAGGGAAAACTGAAAATGGCGCTATTCAATTCGAAATAAAAGCAACATTGACAAACAGAGACAACACTTTTATCAGAGCTGGTCTGAGTGCCAATGCTTCTATTATTCTGGATAAAGCAGATAAAGTTCCGGCTTTGAAGGAATCCTTGGTTCAATTTGACAAAAAAACTTCGAAACCTTACGTGGAAATTGAGACCGGACCACAAAAATTTCAGAGAAAAGATGTCGTTCTTGGAGTTAGTGATGGAATTTATGTTCATGTTAAAAGTGGTCTTAAAGCTTTGGACAAAATAAAAATCTGGAATCAAGGCTTGTTGAAACCCGAAGAGAATAAAACAAAATAA
- a CDS encoding TolC family protein: MKKINYFSIAFVFLIGFASQAQTKAWTLEECVKYAIKNNISIKNTELDTISANIDKRGAFGRFLPSANLSANHSWNIGLNQDITTGLLRNQTTQFSGVGANVGVDIYKGMQNQNTLRRANLSIVATKYNLQKMQEDIALNVANAFLQVLFNKENLKVQQEQLAINEKQYTRSQEMVKAGSIPRGDLLDVKATVATNKQNVIAAENNLLISKLSLAQLLQLKEFWDFDVVDDTNINDENNLMSVKPIDIYAKAKESRTELKIAKTNLEIAEKDISISKGAFQPSLRAFYGFDSRVSYADTFNPQTGQIESAKPPLEQLNNNKGQNFGLQLQIPVFNGFSVKNNVDRSKVAFEKSKIALEKADLDLQRNVYTAFTDAKGAMNAHESAIVALESREEAYNYAKEKYAVGLMNSFDFNQSQTLLTNAQSEVLRTKYDYIFKIKILEFYFGIPIDQIMKK, encoded by the coding sequence ATGAAAAAAATAAACTATTTTAGTATTGCTTTTGTCTTCCTGATTGGATTCGCGTCTCAGGCACAAACCAAGGCATGGACTCTGGAAGAGTGTGTGAAGTATGCCATAAAAAATAATATCTCCATAAAAAATACAGAATTGGATACAATCTCTGCAAATATTGATAAAAGAGGTGCTTTCGGGCGATTTTTGCCAAGTGCAAATTTAAGCGCCAACCATTCCTGGAACATTGGTTTGAACCAGGATATTACAACTGGGCTTTTGAGAAATCAAACAACTCAGTTTTCTGGTGTTGGTGCCAATGTTGGGGTTGATATTTATAAAGGGATGCAAAATCAAAACACATTGCGAAGAGCAAATCTTTCGATTGTAGCTACAAAATATAACTTGCAGAAAATGCAGGAAGACATTGCGCTTAATGTGGCAAATGCCTTTTTGCAGGTACTTTTTAATAAAGAAAATTTAAAAGTGCAACAGGAACAATTGGCTATTAATGAGAAACAATATACCCGTTCTCAAGAAATGGTGAAAGCGGGTTCAATACCGCGTGGGGATTTATTGGATGTAAAGGCTACGGTTGCAACCAATAAACAAAATGTTATTGCTGCCGAGAATAATTTGTTAATCTCTAAATTGAGTTTGGCACAATTGCTACAGTTAAAAGAATTTTGGGATTTTGATGTGGTTGATGATACTAATATCAATGACGAAAATAATCTGATGTCGGTTAAACCGATTGATATTTATGCTAAGGCAAAAGAAAGCAGAACCGAACTGAAGATAGCAAAAACAAATTTGGAAATAGCCGAAAAAGATATATCCATTTCCAAAGGAGCTTTTCAACCTTCGTTAAGAGCATTTTATGGTTTTGACAGCCGTGTGTCGTATGCAGATACTTTTAACCCTCAAACTGGTCAAATCGAATCGGCTAAACCACCCTTGGAACAATTAAATAACAATAAAGGACAAAATTTTGGATTACAATTGCAAATTCCGGTATTTAATGGTTTTTCTGTAAAAAATAATGTAGATCGTTCCAAAGTTGCATTTGAAAAGTCTAAAATAGCATTGGAAAAAGCTGACTTGGATTTACAACGAAATGTTTATACTGCTTTTACAGATGCTAAGGGAGCAATGAATGCACACGAATCGGCTATTGTTGCACTTGAATCCAGAGAGGAAGCTTATAATTATGCCAAAGAAAAATATGCCGTCGGTTTGATGAATTCTTTCGACTTTAATCAATCGCAGACTTTGTTGACCAATGCGCAATCGGAAGTGCTGAGAACCAAATACGATTATATATTTAAGATAAAAATTTTAGAATTTTATTTCGGAATTCCAATCGACCAAATCATGAAAAAATAA
- a CDS encoding efflux RND transporter periplasmic adaptor subunit, whose amino-acid sequence MSKKTIYILIGSAIVIIGVLVGLSKAGIIGNKDKGKEVEIADAETGTIVETVSATGKIQPEIEVKMASMVSGEIIDLPIKEGQVVKKGDLLLKINPDLYTSGLNRSVANLSGSKASLSQSDASFNEAKSNYERNKILFEKGIISKSDWDKSIASFEVAKANKQSAYYNVQSASASVNEAKDNLGRTVIYAPADGTISVLNVELGERVLGTQQMAGTELLRVANLNNMEVEVDVNENDIVKIKVGDAANVEVDAYLKKQFKGVVTSISNSASTALTADQVTNFKVKVRILKESYQDLLEGQPATYSPFRPGMTATVDIITTTKNNVVYVPISSVVVKSDTTAVKIGQVPVSDDKKPAPKNDKKLECVFVKSGDKAKIRIIKTGIQDDTNIEVMSGLKKGDVVITGPYTTVAKELNSGDKVFIAKPDDKKK is encoded by the coding sequence ATGTCAAAAAAAACAATTTACATTTTAATAGGCTCAGCGATAGTAATTATTGGAGTTTTAGTGGGGCTTTCAAAAGCTGGAATTATTGGTAATAAAGACAAAGGCAAAGAAGTAGAAATTGCAGATGCTGAAACCGGCACAATAGTAGAAACGGTTTCGGCAACTGGAAAAATCCAACCTGAAATTGAAGTAAAAATGGCTTCAATGGTTTCGGGCGAGATTATTGATTTGCCTATCAAAGAGGGACAAGTAGTAAAAAAAGGTGATTTGTTATTGAAGATAAATCCAGATTTATACACTTCCGGATTGAATCGTTCAGTAGCGAATTTGTCAGGTTCCAAAGCAAGTTTAAGCCAGTCTGATGCTTCTTTCAATGAAGCAAAATCCAATTATGAAAGAAATAAAATTTTGTTTGAAAAAGGGATTATTTCCAAATCAGACTGGGATAAATCTATAGCTTCTTTTGAGGTGGCAAAAGCCAACAAACAATCAGCTTATTACAATGTGCAAAGTGCTTCGGCTTCTGTCAATGAAGCGAAGGATAATTTAGGAAGAACCGTAATTTACGCTCCTGCAGACGGAACAATATCTGTGCTGAATGTAGAATTGGGGGAAAGGGTTTTGGGAACGCAACAAATGGCGGGAACAGAGCTTTTGAGAGTTGCCAATCTAAACAATATGGAAGTTGAAGTAGACGTCAACGAAAATGACATCGTAAAAATAAAGGTAGGAGATGCTGCCAATGTTGAAGTAGATGCCTATTTGAAAAAACAATTCAAGGGTGTTGTGACCAGTATTTCCAATTCGGCAAGTACTGCTTTGACAGCAGACCAAGTGACCAATTTTAAAGTAAAAGTCAGAATTTTGAAAGAATCTTATCAGGATTTACTGGAGGGTCAGCCAGCTACGTATTCTCCATTCCGTCCAGGTATGACTGCAACGGTTGATATCATTACCACAACAAAGAATAATGTGGTTTATGTTCCAATCAGTTCGGTTGTTGTAAAATCAGATACAACTGCTGTTAAAATTGGTCAAGTACCAGTTTCTGATGATAAAAAGCCAGCACCCAAAAATGATAAAAAGTTGGAGTGTGTTTTTGTTAAATCGGGTGATAAGGCCAAAATCAGAATCATTAAAACCGGTATTCAGGACGATACTAATATTGAGGTAATGTCTGGTCTCAAAAAAGGTGATGTTGTAATCACCGGCCCATACACAACAGTAGCCAAAGAATTAAATTCTGGCGACAAAGTGTTTATTGCAAAGCCAGACGATAAAAAGAAATAA
- the tsaB gene encoding tRNA (adenosine(37)-N6)-threonylcarbamoyltransferase complex dimerization subunit type 1 TsaB, whose amino-acid sequence MSYILNIETATKNCSVALAKGGKTILCKEIADEGYSHAERLHVFIEEIIQESGIGMKDLEAIAVSQGPGSYTGLRIGVSAAKGLCYALNIPLIAVDTLLALASKVSVTDGVIVPMLDARRMEVYSAVFSSTLEKNREILAEIIDENSFAEIKGKVYFVGDCNEKCKSVLTKDNFVFLDNIKYPSANEMSVLSFDKYKISDTVDVAYFEPYYLKDFLVASPKKQ is encoded by the coding sequence GTGTCTTATATTCTAAACATAGAAACCGCTACCAAAAATTGTTCTGTTGCTTTGGCAAAAGGAGGAAAAACAATATTGTGCAAAGAAATAGCCGATGAAGGTTATTCGCATGCAGAGCGTTTGCATGTTTTTATTGAGGAAATTATTCAGGAATCCGGAATAGGGATGAAAGATTTGGAGGCTATCGCAGTAAGTCAGGGTCCAGGATCATATACCGGATTACGTATCGGTGTTTCTGCTGCAAAAGGTTTGTGTTACGCTTTAAATATACCTTTAATTGCGGTGGATACTTTGTTGGCATTGGCTTCAAAAGTTTCGGTGACAGATGGTGTGATAGTTCCGATGCTTGATGCGCGCAGAATGGAAGTGTATAGCGCTGTTTTTTCTTCAACTTTGGAGAAAAATAGAGAAATTCTAGCCGAAATAATTGATGAAAATTCTTTTGCGGAGATAAAAGGAAAGGTATATTTTGTTGGAGATTGCAATGAAAAATGCAAAAGTGTACTGACCAAAGATAATTTTGTTTTTTTGGATAACATAAAATATCCTTCAGCCAATGAAATGAGTGTTTTGAGTTTTGACAAATACAAAATAAGCGACACCGTTGATGTCGCTTATTTTGAACCTTATTATTTGAAGGATTTCTTAGTGGCTAGTCCTAAAAAACAGTAA
- a CDS encoding mechanosensitive ion channel family protein, producing MTLETNYITAYADYFTNKIIEYSPVAISAFVILFVGLYAIRIINRFMRKLMVKQNLDPTLTKFLADILLWILRGLLFVTVIDKLGIGTTSFVTILATMGFAIGMSLQGSLSNFAGGILIILFKPFKVGDTIEAQGVMATVLEIQIFVTKLVTGNNQTIFVPNGALSNGTITNYSMQGTRRADLTIAISYGTDLKKAKDIITNVLSQDTKVLTTPVAEVSVKNLTDSAIQLAVRPWAKTEDYAAVVASTLENCKLAFDEAGIVFQPFVSELSNTKKPEQQ from the coding sequence ATGACTTTAGAAACCAATTACATTACTGCTTACGCAGACTATTTTACAAATAAAATAATAGAATATTCACCGGTAGCTATTTCTGCCTTTGTCATTTTATTTGTCGGTCTATATGCCATTCGAATTATCAATAGATTTATGAGAAAATTAATGGTGAAACAAAATTTGGATCCCACTTTAACCAAATTTCTCGCCGACATCTTACTCTGGATTTTAAGAGGACTATTATTTGTAACTGTCATCGATAAATTAGGCATCGGAACTACTTCCTTTGTTACTATTTTGGCAACTATGGGGTTTGCAATCGGTATGTCATTGCAGGGTTCTTTATCCAATTTTGCTGGTGGAATTTTAATCATTCTCTTCAAACCTTTCAAAGTGGGAGACACAATCGAAGCGCAGGGAGTTATGGCAACTGTACTTGAAATACAAATTTTTGTAACCAAGTTGGTCACCGGAAACAACCAAACTATTTTTGTTCCAAACGGTGCTTTGTCCAACGGAACCATTACCAATTATTCGATGCAAGGAACAAGAAGAGCAGACTTAACAATTGCCATATCTTATGGAACTGATCTAAAAAAAGCCAAAGACATTATTACCAATGTTTTATCACAAGACACAAAAGTATTAACCACACCTGTTGCAGAAGTTTCAGTTAAAAACCTAACAGACAGTGCAATTCAATTAGCGGTAAGACCTTGGGCAAAAACTGAAGATTATGCTGCTGTTGTAGCTTCTACCTTGGAAAACTGTAAATTGGCTTTTGACGAAGCCGGAATTGTTTTCCAACCTTTTGTTTCGGAACTAAGTAATACGAAGAAACCAGAACAACAATAA
- a CDS encoding NifU family protein has protein sequence MTKVTIKETQNPTIIKFEFPDFITQNESFEFKNIDEAKSSPLAQQLFYLPFVKTVYISGNFIAVERFSIVEWEDVQEAVAEQIEAYVNKGGVIINPDENKQKKQAVTVYGESTPNPSALKFVVNKMITKNAVEFKNIDQSAPSPLATELFKFPYVKEVFIDENYISVTKYDINEWQDITMELRTFIKQFIENGGTVLDENLISTIVKDEKAKDESFDSLDETSQKIINILEEYVKPAVAADGGNIVFESYDNDSKVVKVIMQGACSGCPSSTFTLKSGIENMLKSMLNDEGIKVEAV, from the coding sequence ATGACTAAAGTAACGATAAAAGAAACACAAAACCCGACAATTATTAAATTTGAATTTCCAGATTTCATCACTCAGAATGAGAGTTTTGAATTTAAAAATATTGACGAGGCAAAATCTTCTCCACTTGCACAGCAACTTTTCTATTTACCATTTGTAAAAACAGTATATATATCTGGAAATTTTATTGCTGTCGAAAGATTCAGCATTGTAGAATGGGAAGATGTTCAAGAAGCAGTGGCCGAACAAATTGAAGCTTATGTGAACAAAGGAGGCGTTATAATCAATCCCGATGAAAATAAGCAAAAAAAACAAGCTGTTACGGTTTACGGAGAATCGACACCAAATCCATCTGCACTGAAGTTTGTTGTCAACAAAATGATAACTAAAAATGCCGTTGAATTCAAAAACATAGACCAAAGCGCGCCTTCACCATTGGCAACCGAATTATTTAAATTTCCTTATGTAAAAGAAGTTTTTATTGATGAAAATTATATTTCGGTTACAAAATATGACATCAACGAATGGCAGGACATCACAATGGAGTTAAGAACTTTTATCAAACAATTTATTGAAAATGGAGGAACAGTTCTTGACGAAAATTTAATTTCTACCATTGTTAAAGACGAAAAAGCCAAAGACGAATCGTTTGATTCACTTGACGAAACTTCTCAAAAAATCATCAACATTCTGGAAGAATACGTAAAACCTGCCGTTGCTGCAGATGGGGGAAATATCGTTTTTGAATCTTATGATAACGACTCAAAAGTTGTGAAAGTAATTATGCAAGGTGCCTGCAGCGGATGTCCATCATCTACTTTCACTTTAAAAAGCGGAATTGAAAACATGCTAAAAAGTATGTTGAATGATGAAGGAATCAAAGTAGAAGCCGTTTAA